DNA sequence from the Drosophila sechellia strain sech25 chromosome 3L, ASM438219v1, whole genome shotgun sequence genome:
actCACCGGCCACTGGGCCGTAAACTTATTTCCGATCTGAGCTTGGAGCTGAACACAACCAACCGGACCAAATCAGCAGAAGCAGTGGCCATGAAGTGCACTTTGCTAACCACCGTGAGTGAAGATCGTCCAAGGAAATTTAGATATCAACTTAATCACACCAATTAACCACCGGAATATCCGTCCATATGTGATGTTAACAATCATAGAATTGAGGATCATGGTCTTGCTGAACTTTTctaattgttaatttttttactTATGTTTTAGTTGCTGGCGACCCTGGCGGCTTCTTCGTTGGCCGCACCCTTCGATTTGGGTGAAATCTTCTCGGGCTTTCAGCCGCTGGAGAAACAGGATGTAGTCAAGCGGCAGGTGCAGGCCAATCCCGATGCCGAGCTGAAGCAGATCTCCTTCCATGGGCTGATCGGAGATCTGGAGGACAGTCTGTTCACGTCCGCCTTGAGTCTGCACCAGGCCAGTGCGCCGGGCAGCGAGGTGGAGGAGGTGAAACCTGAATCTCAGGCTGCGATCACTGAGGGCGAGGAGCACGCGCTGACCAAGCGATCTGATGAGTCCACGCCGGCCACATCAGTCGTCTCGGCCTCGGACGATGGCCTGGCGCGCAAGATTCTGCTGCAGACCACCAGGAAGGTGCCCGATGGAGAGGATGGTGTGCCCGCCCACTTGATTATCGATCATGTGTCCGTGCAGCCACACAATGGTGGTGCCATCCCACTGATTCCCACCTTCCAGGTGCACCACACCAAGCTAATCTCGGCCACCATCAAGGAGGACTCCAATAGCGACAGCAGCGATGGCAAGCAGACCAAGATTAGCATCACCAAAACATCGATTACGTCCACGGCGCCAATTGAGAGTgtggaggaggcggtggcccTGGCTGGATCTGCGACCAACACCGAGGAAGCCACCACCAAGGTAGAGACGACCACAAAGGCCGTTGAGAAGGAGGAGGCTGACAAGAGCTCCACTACCATCTTGACCATTGTGAGCAGctccacctccaccaccaccaccaccacggaGGAGCCCATTCAAAAGCTGAAAAAGGACGAGGAGAAGCTGAAGGAGAAGGTGGCCGAGGTGGAGGCCGATCCCGTCATCCTCTCGGCTCGCGTTTAAGCCGGCCGACCTCTGAACCCTCTAGCTGTAAACCTCATCTCCAACTCATCCCGCAACTCGAATATTTATGACACGCCAAGTTCAATTAAAGTCATGTGATCCGATCCGATCTAAAGTCGCcttatttgcatttccaattCACACGCTGCGGGAAGTGATGAGCTGGGTGGCCAGGTCTACCCGGGGATCTCTGCCAAATTTGAGGCTCTAATTGCTCGGATAAACACAAGCCCTTATGAAGCTAGCGGTTCAACCAGGCATGAACGATTCATCCGAAACCTTCCCAGACTCTCCGGTGGGAAAAACCCCACAACGCATCCAAATTTTTCGCTTCCAAGCAAATAAtactatatgtacatatgttctCTGAAAGCGTGTTGCAAATGTGAACTTCAATTGGGTTAATAAAACATTGCCAAATTGTTTGGGCCCGAACTATCCAATCGATGTGTTTATATTTGGCCCAAAGTGTTAATCAGCTTCAGCCCGATGACCAATATCATTAGTCAACGAATTGCGAATCAATTGTTTGCACTTTGATTAAAAAAATTGAGGAGAAAGCGGCAtgagtttttgtttattgctGATAAGGTTAAAGTCTTAAAGACAGCACATggccaaatatttttcaaaccaACGACCCTATGTGATCAAATAAACATTGTTAATTATCTTACAATAAATAGATAATATTTCTCAAGCATTTATACGACGGAcgttgtaaataaataagtaagtATTGAACAATTGAAGGGtgtgaatttttattatagaaaaatattatttccgTTCGTTATCTCATGTTTTTTGTTAACTTTTGTTagaaatttttgaaaatgtattaAGAGATTAAAATCTTAAACAGCCAAAGCATATTTCTATTGAAATAATCTATTTCTATCTATTTCCAGAatccaattatttttttaaaagaaacCATATAATTTTAGTATACAAATGGTATAACTCAATTGAATTGCAAGGTGTGAATATGTTTTATTGAGTAAACTTTAATTTCCCAGTGGCAGCATGTACAACGAGTAAACAAGGTTTATTAAAACAATTACCGCTGCATGTAGTTTTTAGGTGCTTCTTCGGGTGTATTATGAATCAGTCCCGATAAAGAAAACCCCCTGTGCCCACTCAATCACTTACAACTTATAATGATGACAGCCAAAGCACACGAGCCACACAACTGAGTGTCAaatatcaagtatacgcaGCGTGCGCGTCCAACTTGATAAGTTAGTCACTTGTCGTTCCGATAAACTCGCCATCAGCTGTGAGTTTAAATTTAGTTCCTGCTAACTGGTGGGTCACCTTTATTTGTTTACCCGACTGGAGGCAGGTTCGCCTACATTTCCGAATGATAAACATAAAAGCTCGTTGATAACGCACTCAATTTGTATTACAAAATAAGAAAGATATTTGCACTCAGCGCAGCTATTGTGCAACTGCGGGTCACAATCTGGGGTAGCCACCGATCCGTTCTGGCGCTTTTGATAACAGGTGTAACCCTTAAATTCATTAGGTTTATCTTATCGCTTTGGAAGAGCGGAGCATTTGGAGACCCACAGTCGATGGCCATTCGATGAAAGAGCTCAGTCCAAAGGAGGCAGCCGGCGAACGCGTTTTGCCTTCCATATTCCACCTCCGAGAAAGCCGCGAATTCAATTCCAACGGTGAGATAACGATTTGTGATTTGGCGGGAGTGTGTTTCCGTTGTGTGTGGCTAACATTGCGTATACATTATTATTGAAGTGACGACAGCGTAATTTCCCTTTGTGATTCATCCAATCGAGTGATAAGTCTGTTGTCCTCAAGTGTGGCAAGGAAAGAGCTAGGAATGATTGAGCTATCCTGATTCCTTATGCAAAATCCACCAAAAAACTAATCAAGCTGATTAGATAGACCTCGCATTGACGAATTGtaatttcaaattgaatttatagcCCCACAGCGTGCGTTGTCTTATCGAGTAGGCAATTGGCTGGCCCAGCGATCACAGGTTGCACAACCCATTACCCGGAATAGCAAAAATCCCTCGCAGAAGGAATAGCACTCCATCAAGATGGCCGGCATGGGCACTGGATTTTCCAAGTGCTTCATACTCTTCATGGCGATTGTCATACTCGTGAGTCCCATAAAGATAGCTCAACATTCCAATTGCGCTAGTCAGTAACGTCATGGATATGTATTTCAGGTCCAGGGAGTTGCCTACTTGGGCTTGTCCATCTGGGGCATCACCTTCCGGGAGTGCCCAGATGGTGTTACTGAGTTCAGCTCAAATCCCTTCAAGTACGCCATGGAGCTCATTTACTTTGCGCGTGAGTATGGATTGGTTTCAAAGGTTCTACAGAACGCTTTTGCAACATATACAATTTCCCTACAGAGGAGGAATGTGGGGAGCCGGTGCTGAAGGTGGCAGATGAAGAATTTCCTTTGAACATAGATTGGCAGACGTCCTATGCCATCACCAACCGGGAGTTCATCTTCATGATAACCTACGCAGTTATTAGCGGACTCTGGGTAGCCACTTCGGTGTTGGTAATAAGTGAGTTATGCAAAAAGCcattaagtttttataataaCTCAAGATCCACTGCAGCCACTTTGTGCAATCGCACCACCAAGCTGATCTCCGGAGTGGTCTATTGGCCCTGGTTCCTATCCGTGCTAGGTGGCAGTATCCTCGATGTGGTGGCTACGGTGTATCATGGAATCGACATAAGTCATACAACGGTATGGTAAACTGTGTTCCACACTTCATAAATAACAATTCTTACATTTTAGTCCATGAAAGATGCACTTGATTACATTGGAGTCTCATATAGCGAAACTGTTAGTAATGTTTGGACCCTAATGGAGCCCTTCGGCGTATACTTCTCTACGCCATCGATTCTTCTACTGTGCCTCACAAGTCGCGTGGCCATCATCTGGCTGCTGAACATCATTGGTGTCACCTTCTGTCTCTCGTTGTCTGGAATCATGGCGGAGCAAAATGCGAAATCAGCCGCCGTGAGCAGGAGTCAGGCTCCCACCAGACAGCCGACACCACAGCCTGCGGTGGCGTTAGTCCAGCCGGTAGTAGAGGCCACCCTAGTGGAATCTGTTCAGCCTTCTGCCCCGCAAGAGAGCCCTCAATATCCGGAGCAGATCCGACCCAAGCCGCTGCCCATTTTCATTCCCTCGGAGCAGGGTGCCCAGCGTCCAAACTCCCAGCAGTTTGCACCCGGAGATCGCACCACTTTGCAGTCACCCGTGATGGTGCTACCACCACAAGTTCCGCAGCAGAGAGATGTTTTGTCTCCGCAGCCTGACATCAACACCTATCGCACCACCGAAGCTCATCCCGACCACCTCAACTATCCACCTTCGGAGCCACAAACTCCACGTGCTCCTTCGCCGGCTGTCCAACAACTGGCGGTGACGTCGCCACTAAACAACCGCTACAGCGAGATATATCCTGCTCCCGTAAATCCCCGCGTTAGCGAAGAGCTGCGCAACCAGATGCCTTGGTCGTACACCAGCATGGTGACTaagccaccaccgccgccacgCAAGCCCCAACTCCAAGTGCAGATCTACCCGCAGATCCCGGAACCCGACTATGCGGATCACTAGTCATTATAGTAGTGCAATCTGCTCGGGCGTTGATTTGCGTTTAATCAGTCTGGATGCGCGGTTGTAAAATGTTGTGTGTTATTGTTACCTTTATTGCATAAAGCTAAAGCTGATGGCCAACCGATCGACTTTTACTTTCTTCAGTTTCATGCTGAAAACATCCCCGTTCTAGACTCCTCTTGTACTGACTATGTTCTGCCACCAGTTTCAGGGTTTCACTGAAATCGAGTTCATATGTTTCTCCTTTGCTGGTGTGCACTTCCAGTTTGGGGGAATCCTGACGGGCTGACTTGGCTCCCACTACAATTGTAAGCGGATGTCCAAGACGCTTGGCTTCCAGCAAACGTTTGCCGATAGTCAGCTCCTTGCGATCATCATGCAGCAACTCCTGGTGGCCGCAAATCTCTCCTACATTCAGAAGAAGTTCATTCTCTATCACCTCTGCTTGCGGCTGCTCCTTGCTCCCTTGTTTGGGTCCTATTAAACAAGCATCGTAAGGTGCTAGTAGCTTTGGCCAATGGAGTTCGTGGTCGGAGGAGAGCACTTCCAGAGCGGCAGCAATAACCCTAGTGATGCCGATGCCATAACAACCCATGACCAGAGATTGCGGCTTGCCGCTGGTGTTGAGAAAGGTGGCGCCCAAGGGTTTGGAGTACTTGTCCTCCAACAGAAAGGTGTGGGCCACCTCAACTCCTCGTACTTCTTTCAAATCCGAGCTGTTACAGCTCGGGCAGCTAGCTGGGGCCTTTACAACCTCAGAGTTGCCAGCAAAGCCGCAGGAGCTGCACTGCAGTAGGTTGTCCTCGCCCACGGACGATACATAATGGTACTCGTGGGATACACTGCCACCCATTATGCCAGTGGCGGCATTCACTGTGAATGAATTCTACATTAATAATATTGTTTGCTTTCGGAACGGTAAGTGTACCTACCCTTAACAAAAGGAACCTCAAGCTGTTTGAACAACCTATCGTAGGCAGAATTAACTACTGAGTACGTTTCCCTGGCTGTTTCCTCGCTGACATCAAAGGAGTACATATCCTTCATAAGGAATTCTTTGGCTCTCATCAAGCCAAATCGAGTCTTTAGCTCATCCCTGAACTTGGGACCGATTTGGAAGAGTCTCAAGGGCAGCTGCCGATAGGAAATAGGTGAGGTGGTGGCCAGCATGGCAGTCACTGCCTCCTCGTGGGTCTAATCAATGAAACAAGTGTTTATTGGAATCGGAAATGAAGAAATCTGCTCACTCTCTCACTGGACTCATGAGGAACTGCTTGCCGCTGCGATCCCGCACCATGTAGAACTCGGATATATCGCCCTCCAGTCGCCCCGTCTTCTTCCAAAGTCCTGTGGGCGTCAGGATGGGCAGGGTGATCTTCTGCCCACCAGCTTGTTGCATGTTGCTCTGGACCAGGTTAATGAACTTGTCCACCGATCGCTGGGCCATGGGCATTATCTGGTAGGTGCCATTGCTGCCCGATTTCACCAATCCCAGTTCTGTCAGCAGCTGGAATGTTTGTATGATTTCAATGACTACTTCTTTCGTAACACCATGGAATAACACCATTTCTACCTTTTGGCTGCGGGACAGTTGCTCCGTTTGCTTGACCACCGCATTTTTGGGTGTGATCAGGGATGGGCAGAAAATTCGGGACGCCTTATTcatgttttgtatttaattgaTAGTGTTTTATTGCTATTATTCCATTAAAAGGCCGGCAAAGtaaaagcaaaacaataatGCGAATTCCCAGTGTGACCAGCAATAGGTAATCaaaatatacacacatatttaACTGAGAAAATGCATATCCTATATACTTGAAtacaatatatgtatgtaactTTAATATTATCTGATTATTTGTGTATCTATAGGTGCAACACAttaaagttatttattttacataaatggtttatatatacatattttattaaaactaTAATGGTGATTGAACACTTTTTCTTGTAgtgtatgttttttttatcGTTATTGTCCCGGTCACACTGATTTCTAGCCGGCACATTGATTTGATAAACTCTTCAATATGGAGTCGAGTTTTAAGGAGCTGTATAAAAAGGGCCTGGATACGGgtgagcagcagaagcagcgcCAAAAGGAGCTGCTAAAGCAGCAGAAACTCCGCCGACAGCAGGAACAGGATGACTACCGTCCGCTGCAAAAGCAGGAGAATACGGTGCCAAGGAAGAAAAGCGGGAAACGTTCTGGTCACCAAAAAGGCATCCCGTACAGACCACAACTCTCGGAGTGGCTGCGCCATAAGCCCGATGATCTCAGCGAGTGGCAGCTGGTACCTTGTCCAGTGGGCAAAAGGTGCCTCGTGGTGGCAAACAAGGGGCTCACCAAAGTGTACTCCAAAGGGGGCTGGATGTTCGCGAGTTTCCGATCCTCGCTGCCCGGCGACTGGCAGCTCCAAAAGGGTGAAACAATACTAGACTGCGTGTACGTTGAGGACGCTGACACCTTCTATGTGCTGGATGGCATATCATTTGGCCTACAAGAAATGCAGGAGTGCGAGGCGTCCTTTCGTTTTTATTGGCTGCGCGCACGATTCGAGGAGCATGATTATGCCAAGATTAGCGATCACAACGAAAAGAAATTTAAGCTCCTGGATCACTTCGACTTCGAGGACACCTCTGCTGTGGAGCAGGCTCTGCATAAGTATCCCATTTTCCCGGAGAACAAGCCAGTCCTAGATGGCTTCCTATTTTACCATAAAGAGGCTAGTTATGTGTGTCGGGAAACTCCCTTAGTATGCTGGCTGTTTCCATTTATGATGGAGGATGTCCTGGGCTTGCCCGTTAGTAAGAGTTATACGGCCCCGGAGGACTACCAACCCAGCCATGTTTTGCAATACATGGATACGTTTGACCGAAAGCTGGCAGAGCACAGAAGGACTCTTAAGGAGCAGAAAAAGATTGTGAACGCGCAGAAGGAGACTCCACACACCATGGAGGCGGAAGAGGATGTCGAGAGCGATGAGTACGACAGCTTAAAGCGAGTACTGGATCAACAGCGGCGTCTGGAGCTAGGTGAACTCGACATGGACTGTGCGGAGCCGCCATCAGCTGATAGCTGCTAGGCCGAATGGGCAGCGGTGTGGGGGTGGCTTTTCTGCGCAGGCGCTTTGAAAACGCTGCCCTGGACAAATAGCCTCAGCTCGCGCCCAGGAAAATCCCAGATTGCGGCCAGCCCACCAGCAAACAGAACTTAttgaaattgttaaaaaatatCTAACCAAACATGGTCATTCAGCGAAGTTGGAAGATCCCCACTGACGTGGGGGGTTCCTTAAACAGCAGCACCACATCAGCTAACGAGGTGCAGCAGCGTTCATCTCCGGGCATGCAACTGCAGGCAGCCAACTCCTCCTCAGACGACTCCGACTGCTCTAATCAAACCACACATTCGATGGACACACGGGTGGCCAGTCCGGTTGAGGGTGTCCGAAAGCAGACGGAAAAGGATGTGGTACCCGAAAGCAACACAATCACCTTGTCTCTGCTGGGCGAATCCACATCCTCTGATGCAGAGTCTTCGCAGGTGGAGAATGAAGTCAATTTATCTGTGTAAGCGAGTTGCTAATATTTTTGTAACCCGCAGAAGTATGTAACGACACCAGACATGGCCGAGAACATGTTGCAACGCATTCGCCAACGACTTGGTGGCTCTCACAATACGGAAAGTGGCGGAAGTGCGGAGTCCGCCATGAGAGCTCTAGAACTTTTGAGGATCAGTGTACAGCAAGCCTTTGATGCTGAGGTCAATGagctaattaaaaaatatatgcaaGTAGGTAATAGTCTTTTTTGTAATGCCTATTCCTAATCCGTCTTTTTTAACTTGACCCAGAACTACTTTAAACCCGCTTTTGGCAACATCAAGGAGAACCTGGGCCAGCATTCTGTTAATGAGGAAACACTTCAGAAAATGTCCTCGTGTGCATTGTTGGAGAATGCCAAGGCTCAGTACACGAACTTTGTGCGCCAGCATCGTTTGGTTGCTAATGCCACGGATCAGCAGCGCTTGGCGCTCAAACGCTCAGCTAAACAGGATCTCAACCCAATTAGTAAAGTTTTTGCTGGAAATGCGGGTTTTGTCCCAAACAAACCCATGCCCTGCACGGCGACAACGGCTAACCAGTTGCCAACACAGAACCAAAGTTCTGCGGCTCAGCCTCTCCTGCTTCCTCAACCGGAGTTGCAAGCAGTTCAGCctctgcagcagcaacaggaacAAACACAAACGCAAAACCAACAGCAACCGCAGCATCGATCCACGGTTACTCCATTGGTGGGCGGCACTCTGCCCACTCCTGTGCGCCGGCAGATATTCTGGAACACCGCGCA
Encoded proteins:
- the LOC6610505 gene encoding uncharacterized protein LOC6610505, which produces MAGMGTGFSKCFILFMAIVILVQGVAYLGLSIWGITFRECPDGVTEFSSNPFKYAMELIYFAQEECGEPVLKVADEEFPLNIDWQTSYAITNREFIFMITYAVISGLWVATSVLVITTLCNRTTKLISGVVYWPWFLSVLGGSILDVVATVYHGIDISHTTSMKDALDYIGVSYSETVSNVWTLMEPFGVYFSTPSILLLCLTSRVAIIWLLNIIGVTFCLSLSGIMAEQNAKSAAVSRSQAPTRQPTPQPAVALVQPVVEATLVESVQPSAPQESPQYPEQIRPKPLPIFIPSEQGAQRPNSQQFAPGDRTTLQSPVMVLPPQVPQQRDVLSPQPDINTYRTTEAHPDHLNYPPSEPQTPRAPSPAVQQLAVTSPLNNRYSEIYPAPVNPRVSEELRNQMPWSYTSMVTKPPPPPRKPQLQVQIYPQIPEPDYADH
- the LOC6610506 gene encoding proline--tRNA ligase isoform X3; the protein is MNKASRIFCPSLITPKNAVVKQTEQLSRSQKLLTELGLVKSGSNGTYQIMPMAQRSVDKFINLVQSNMQQAGGQKITLPILTPTGLWKKTGRLEGDISEFYMVRDRSGKQFLMSPVREPTRRQ
- the LOC6610507 gene encoding uncharacterized protein LOC6610507 — protein: MVIQRSWKIPTDVGGSLNSSTTSANEVQQRSSPGMQLQAANSSSDDSDCSNQTTHSMDTRVASPVEGVRKQTEKDVVPESNTITLSLLGESTSSDAESSQKYVTTPDMAENMLQRIRQRLGGSHNTESGGSAESAMRALELLRISVQQAFDAEVNELIKKYMQNYFKPAFGNIKENLGQHSVNEETLQKMSSCALLENAKAQYTNFVRQHRLVANATDQQRLALKRSAKQDLNPISKVFAGNAGFVPNKPMPCTATTANQLPTQNQSSAAQPLLLPQPELQAVQPLQQQQEQTQTQNQQQPQHRSTVTPLVGGTLPTPVRRQIFWNTAQISTTTKFVLDVQANLSFGFGTDGKERLASKHPELIRYLPDGEDREWLATRGIIPAENRSSRFLFLIYDEVCRLQQTHELYRHKTNIDLSMMLTFSVTDAMIHKMRLFFVDLNIKSRGLITNSYILPSQQQSGNTNNSHLRNALLQGTSSQQQQQQVATPPSDEAALKELPAASPTPCLQGQVVGSTTTPLKTKLAASSTLSSSHATLTALLNNGGAVVGATPPGNSTSSNIAKFRN
- the LOC116800957 gene encoding snurportin-1, with translation MESSFKELYKKGLDTGEQQKQRQKELLKQQKLRRQQEQDDYRPLQKQENTVPRKKSGKRSGHQKGIPYRPQLSEWLRHKPDDLSEWQLVPCPVGKRCLVVANKGLTKVYSKGGWMFASFRSSLPGDWQLQKGETILDCVYVEDADTFYVLDGISFGLQEMQECEASFRFYWLRARFEEHDYAKISDHNEKKFKLLDHFDFEDTSAVEQALHKYPIFPENKPVLDGFLFYHKEASYVCRETPLVCWLFPFMMEDVLGLPVSKSYTAPEDYQPSHVLQYMDTFDRKLAEHRRTLKEQKKIVNAQKETPHTMEAEEDVESDEYDSLKRVLDQQRRLELGELDMDCAEPPSADSC
- the LOC6610506 gene encoding probable proline--tRNA ligase, mitochondrial isoform X2, whose protein sequence is MLATTSPISYRQLPLRLFQIGPKFRDELKTRFGLMRAKEFLMKDMYSFDVSEETARETYSVVNSAYDRLFKQLEVPFVKVNAATGIMGGSVSHEYHYVSSVGEDNLLQCSSCGFAGNSEVVKAPASCPSCNSSDLKEVRGVEVAHTFLLEDKYSKPLGATFLNTSGKPQSLVMGCYGIGITRVIAAALEVLSSDHELHWPKLLAPYDACLIGPKQGSKEQPQAEVIENELLLNVGEICGHQELLHDDRKELTIGKRLLEAKRLGHPLTIVVGAKSARQDSPKLEVHTSKGETYELDFSETLKLVAEHSQYKRSLERGCFQHETEESKSRSVGHQL
- the LOC6610504 gene encoding uncharacterized protein LOC6610504 → MKCTLLTTLLATLAASSLAAPFDLGEIFSGFQPLEKQDVVKRQVQANPDAELKQISFHGLIGDLEDSLFTSALSLHQASAPGSEVEEVKPESQAAITEGEEHALTKRSDESTPATSVVSASDDGLARKILLQTTRKVPDGEDGVPAHLIIDHVSVQPHNGGAIPLIPTFQVHHTKLISATIKEDSNSDSSDGKQTKISITKTSITSTAPIESVEEAVALAGSATNTEEATTKVETTTKAVEKEEADKSSTTILTIVSSSTSTTTTTTEEPIQKLKKDEEKLKEKVAEVEADPVILSARV
- the LOC6610506 gene encoding probable proline--tRNA ligase, mitochondrial isoform X1, with amino-acid sequence MNKASRIFCPSLITPKNAVVKQTEQLSRSQKLLTELGLVKSGSNGTYQIMPMAQRSVDKFINLVQSNMQQAGGQKITLPILTPTGLWKKTGRLEGDISEFYMVRDRSGKQFLMSPTHEEAVTAMLATTSPISYRQLPLRLFQIGPKFRDELKTRFGLMRAKEFLMKDMYSFDVSEETARETYSVVNSAYDRLFKQLEVPFVKVNAATGIMGGSVSHEYHYVSSVGEDNLLQCSSCGFAGNSEVVKAPASCPSCNSSDLKEVRGVEVAHTFLLEDKYSKPLGATFLNTSGKPQSLVMGCYGIGITRVIAAALEVLSSDHELHWPKLLAPYDACLIGPKQGSKEQPQAEVIENELLLNVGEICGHQELLHDDRKELTIGKRLLEAKRLGHPLTIVVGAKSARQDSPKLEVHTSKGETYELDFSETLKLVAEHSQYKRSLERGCFQHETEESKSRSVGHQL